A DNA window from Candidatus Roseilinea sp. contains the following coding sequences:
- a CDS encoding haloacid dehalogenase, producing the protein MRNTLVEPASLPITAIFFDLGGVLVRTSDLAPRRKWEQRFGMPDWALQDLFFNSPVGQAAQIGRATTDDAWAHVAATLGLAADTLRQLQADFWRGDTFDESLLALIRSLHRRYKTGLISNAMPDARQMFADKLNRDLFDVLVFSGEEGVKKPDPEIFRRALARLGARPEESIFVDDMAENVAAAQTLGLRGIRFTTSEDLRRTLAQWTGFTE; encoded by the coding sequence ATGCGAAATACCCTAGTGGAACCTGCGTCCCTGCCGATCACCGCCATATTCTTCGACTTAGGCGGCGTACTGGTGCGCACGAGCGACCTCGCACCACGCCGCAAGTGGGAACAGCGCTTCGGTATGCCCGACTGGGCGCTGCAAGACCTCTTCTTCAACAGCCCGGTCGGGCAAGCCGCCCAAATCGGCCGGGCAACAACGGACGACGCCTGGGCACACGTCGCTGCAACGCTTGGCCTCGCCGCCGACACACTGCGCCAACTTCAAGCGGACTTTTGGCGCGGCGACACGTTCGACGAGTCGCTATTGGCACTGATCCGCTCGCTGCATCGGCGCTACAAGACCGGCTTGATCAGCAACGCCATGCCCGACGCCCGACAGATGTTCGCTGATAAGCTCAACCGCGACCTATTCGACGTGCTCGTGTTCAGCGGCGAAGAGGGCGTGAAGAAGCCCGACCCAGAGATATTCCGGCGCGCGCTGGCGCGGCTAGGCGCACGCCCTGAGGAGAGCATCTTCGTGGACGATATGGCGGAAAATGTGGCCGCCGCGCAGACGTTGGGCCTACGCGGCATACGCTTCACAACGAGTGAGGACTTGCGCCGCACGCTAGCACAATGGACCGGATTCACGGAATGA
- the mrpC gene encoding cation:proton antiporter yields MEIIKALSIGALFGIGLYQLLRRNVIRSAIGLVILSNAVNLFLLSIGAYDGVVEAYAKAAGQRSDALPQALILTAIVISLGGFAFVLALLYVIAARYRTGDNDEVKGLSH; encoded by the coding sequence ATGGAAATCATCAAAGCGCTTTCGATCGGCGCGCTGTTCGGCATCGGGCTGTATCAGTTGTTGCGCCGCAACGTCATTCGTTCAGCCATCGGCTTGGTCATCCTCTCGAATGCGGTGAACTTGTTTTTGCTTTCCATCGGCGCCTACGACGGCGTGGTCGAGGCATATGCGAAGGCAGCCGGCCAGCGCAGCGATGCGCTGCCGCAGGCGCTCATACTCACCGCCATCGTGATCAGCCTGGGCGGCTTCGCCTTCGTGTTGGCGCTGCTCTACGTCATCGCGGCGCGCTACCGCACAGGAGACAACGATGAAGTCAAAGGGCTGAGCCATTAG
- the phaA gene encoding monovalent cation/H+ antiporter subunit A, translating to MNDALLIPLVACAIGAAIAGLLTATAFGARIPTRALGWLLAIAPATAFIAIASQFPRMAAGDAWTWRMPWLPALGVEFAFYLDGLSALFGLIITGIGALVLIYAGYYFTPKRADERSAVETRARGSHAPPTSESLLPNTDARFFLYVLLFMTSMLGLVLAGDVITLFLFWEGTSITSFLLIAYKTKDEEARSGAFKALFITGGGGIALLAGLLFASAISGSTDLATILRSGDALRNDAWYPVMLGLIAFGAFTKSAQAPFHFWLPKAMTAPTPASAYLHSATMVKAGIYLMARLHPALGNTPMWFWLLIVTGGATMLLGAIIGLRQSDLKSVLAYSTVSQLGVLMMLIGKEAPSAFKALAIGVLAHALYKGALFMIAGIVDHEAGVRDLRRLGHLWRVMPRTFVVCSIAALSMAGLPPLFGFLAKETLLAAGLEDALPDLLRAALPAVIVFTGALMLAQAATFTLDTFVTRPGAGWPCLNVTDAHDTSDVHAHEAPAGMLLGPAILAGLSLIIGALQPEAIAQLLASAATAAYGTKVKVSLELFHGINLPLILSGIAITLGIVLFTLRSPIRAIPGVSALNMNLIYDGVLRSLDRAADIITRTQAGRIRVYLAVILTALFALVIMFGGLWRVFDGTALPDLLWARLFNEPLNAQTALRAFGLLLAVAASFVSIVIRRDLLAIIALGSSGLAVAVVIALEPSPDVALVQAVVDTLTLVVLVLALSRLPRAQRERAERLNGTGVQMRNAFIAVAGGAMVTVLCLYAFASRPRTSLVTPYYEQNAKPLTGAADIVGAIVVDFRGFDTLIEITVFSMAGVGVFSLLRYAMKRRETAGLPTEGEIEPDLVALLQRPLPPTITGIDGARTSPFIHALAYIVLPLAFMLAVVQMVYGHDQPGDGFTAGVTLSLGVGFWYVVFGYDETRSRLRFLRPGLLIGAGILTVMAGSIAPVFLGGGFFSPFDFGAALGLPLPKGFYISTSFLFEVAICLVVLGAAIFIIDTLGHPERDLE from the coding sequence ATGAACGACGCGCTCTTGATCCCACTCGTCGCTTGCGCCATCGGCGCAGCCATCGCCGGGCTGTTGACGGCAACGGCATTCGGAGCGCGCATCCCTACCCGCGCGCTGGGATGGCTGCTGGCCATCGCTCCGGCGACCGCCTTCATCGCCATCGCGTCGCAGTTCCCCCGCATGGCCGCCGGCGATGCCTGGACCTGGCGCATGCCCTGGCTACCGGCGCTCGGCGTCGAGTTCGCGTTCTATCTGGATGGCCTGAGCGCGCTGTTCGGGTTGATTATCACCGGCATTGGGGCACTGGTGCTGATCTACGCCGGTTACTACTTCACGCCGAAGCGCGCGGATGAAAGGTCAGCAGTCGAGACGAGAGCGCGGGGGTCACACGCGCCTCCGACATCCGAGTCTCTACTCCCCAACACCGACGCGCGCTTCTTCCTGTATGTCCTCCTGTTCATGACCAGCATGTTGGGGCTGGTGCTGGCCGGCGATGTGATCACGCTCTTCCTGTTCTGGGAAGGCACCAGCATCACGTCGTTTTTGCTCATCGCCTACAAGACCAAAGACGAAGAGGCGCGCAGCGGCGCGTTCAAGGCGCTTTTCATCACCGGCGGCGGCGGCATCGCCCTGCTGGCCGGGCTGCTGTTTGCCTCGGCCATCAGCGGCAGCACCGACCTGGCGACGATTCTGCGCAGCGGCGACGCCTTGCGCAACGATGCGTGGTATCCCGTCATGCTCGGGCTGATCGCCTTCGGTGCATTCACGAAGAGCGCCCAGGCGCCCTTCCACTTCTGGCTGCCCAAGGCAATGACGGCGCCCACGCCGGCCAGCGCCTATCTGCACTCGGCCACGATGGTCAAGGCCGGCATCTACCTCATGGCGCGTCTGCATCCCGCGCTGGGGAACACGCCGATGTGGTTCTGGCTGCTGATCGTGACCGGCGGCGCCACCATGCTGCTGGGCGCGATCATCGGCCTGCGCCAGAGCGATCTGAAGAGCGTGCTGGCCTACTCCACCGTCAGCCAGCTCGGCGTATTGATGATGTTGATCGGCAAAGAAGCGCCGTCGGCGTTCAAGGCGCTGGCGATCGGCGTCTTGGCGCACGCGCTCTACAAGGGCGCGCTGTTCATGATCGCCGGCATCGTGGATCACGAGGCCGGCGTGCGCGACCTGCGCCGGCTGGGTCATCTCTGGCGCGTCATGCCCCGGACGTTCGTCGTTTGCAGCATCGCAGCGCTCTCCATGGCCGGCTTGCCGCCGTTATTCGGCTTTCTGGCCAAGGAGACGCTCCTGGCCGCAGGCTTGGAGGACGCTCTGCCGGATTTGTTGCGCGCTGCGCTGCCCGCCGTTATTGTGTTCACCGGCGCCTTGATGCTGGCTCAAGCCGCGACGTTCACCCTAGACACATTCGTGACCAGGCCGGGAGCGGGGTGGCCGTGCCTCAACGTCACCGACGCACACGACACCTCCGATGTGCACGCCCACGAAGCACCGGCCGGCATGTTGCTCGGGCCGGCGATCCTGGCCGGATTGTCGCTCATCATCGGCGCGCTGCAGCCGGAGGCGATCGCCCAATTGCTGGCCAGCGCAGCCACTGCCGCCTATGGGACAAAGGTCAAGGTGTCACTGGAACTGTTTCACGGGATCAACCTGCCGCTGATCCTGAGCGGCATCGCGATCACGCTGGGTATCGTCCTGTTTACCCTGCGCAGCCCCATCCGCGCTATCCCGGGCGTGTCGGCGTTGAACATGAATCTGATCTACGACGGCGTGCTGCGCAGCCTGGACCGCGCAGCCGACATCATCACGCGCACGCAGGCCGGCCGCATCCGCGTCTATTTGGCGGTGATCCTCACGGCGCTGTTCGCCCTCGTGATCATGTTCGGCGGCTTATGGCGCGTGTTCGATGGCACAGCACTACCCGATCTTCTGTGGGCACGCCTCTTCAATGAACCTCTCAACGCCCAGACAGCCCTGCGCGCCTTCGGTCTGTTGCTGGCCGTAGCAGCGTCGTTCGTTTCCATCGTCATCCGGCGCGATCTATTGGCCATCATCGCGCTCGGCTCATCGGGGTTGGCCGTGGCCGTCGTCATCGCCCTCGAACCGTCGCCGGACGTGGCGCTGGTTCAGGCGGTGGTAGACACACTGACGCTGGTGGTGCTGGTGCTGGCACTCTCGCGGTTGCCACGCGCGCAGCGCGAGCGGGCCGAGAGGTTGAACGGCACCGGCGTTCAGATGCGCAACGCGTTCATTGCCGTCGCCGGCGGCGCGATGGTGACGGTGCTGTGCCTCTACGCCTTCGCTTCGCGCCCACGCACTTCGCTGGTCACGCCCTACTACGAGCAAAATGCCAAGCCGCTCACCGGCGCTGCCGACATCGTCGGCGCAATTGTGGTGGATTTCCGCGGCTTCGATACTTTGATCGAGATCACCGTGTTCAGCATGGCCGGCGTCGGCGTGTTCTCGCTGCTGCGCTACGCAATGAAAAGGCGCGAAACGGCGGGCCTGCCGACCGAAGGCGAAATTGAGCCGGATTTAGTTGCCCTGTTGCAACGGCCGCTGCCGCCCACGATCACCGGCATTGACGGCGCCCGCACGTCGCCCTTCATCCATGCGCTTGCCTACATCGTGCTGCCATTAGCGTTCATGCTGGCTGTGGTGCAGATGGTCTACGGCCACGACCAGCCGGGCGATGGCTTCACCGCTGGCGTCACGCTTAGTTTGGGCGTGGGCTTCTGGTACGTCGTCTTCGGCTATGACGAGACCAGGAGTCGCCTGCGCTTCCTTCGGCCCGGGCTGCTGATCGGCGCCGGCATCCTCACGGTGATGGCCGGCTCAATCGCGCCGGTGTTCCTAGGCGGCGGATTCTTCTCACCCTTCGACTTCGGCGCGGCGCTGGGGTTGCCCTTACCCAAGGGTTTCTACATCAGCACGTCGTTCCTGTTCGAGGTCGCCATCTGTCTGGTCGTCCTCGGCGCGGCCATCTTCATCATTGACACGCTGGGCCATCCAGAGCGTGACCTGGAGTGA
- a CDS encoding sodium:calcium antiporter — protein sequence MNVLVLILFVVGLVLLIAGAELLVRGAARLAAAVGVSPLVIGLTVVAFGTSSPELAVSVQSALAGQADIAFGNVVGSNIFNILVIIGLSALITPLVVSQQLVRLDVPVMIGVTVLTTLLAQDLKIGRLEGVLLFAGLVIYTAFLFVQSRRETNAAVQQEYEQEFGERPRGPVQIVLNLAFVAVGLVMLVIGSRWLVDGAVAIARAIGVSELVIGLTIVAAGTSLPEVATSLVAAIKGERDIAVGNAVGSNIFNLLSVLALTGIVSPSGISVAPAAVNFDMWVMLAVAIACLPVFFTGYEISRWEGAMFVGYYVAYLVYLILAATQHDALPAFSSVMLLFVIPLTVITLAVTVYREFRARRRQAAAQP from the coding sequence TTGAACGTTCTTGTTTTGATCCTATTTGTCGTCGGTTTGGTCTTGCTGATCGCCGGCGCCGAGTTGCTGGTGCGTGGTGCGGCGCGGCTGGCGGCCGCGGTCGGCGTCTCACCGTTGGTGATCGGCCTCACGGTGGTCGCGTTTGGCACCAGCTCGCCGGAGCTGGCCGTGAGCGTTCAGTCGGCGCTGGCCGGACAAGCCGACATCGCCTTTGGCAACGTCGTCGGCAGTAACATCTTCAACATCCTGGTCATCATTGGGCTTTCGGCGCTCATCACGCCGTTGGTCGTGTCGCAGCAACTGGTGCGGCTCGACGTGCCGGTCATGATCGGTGTGACGGTGCTGACCACGCTGCTTGCACAAGACCTGAAAATCGGGCGCCTGGAGGGCGTCTTGCTGTTCGCCGGCCTGGTGATCTACACGGCCTTCCTGTTTGTGCAGAGCCGGCGCGAGACCAACGCTGCAGTTCAGCAAGAGTACGAGCAAGAGTTCGGCGAACGTCCGCGCGGGCCGGTGCAAATCGTGCTCAACCTTGCATTCGTCGCGGTTGGCCTTGTCATGCTCGTGATCGGCTCGCGTTGGCTGGTAGATGGCGCGGTAGCGATCGCACGCGCTATCGGCGTGAGCGAGTTGGTGATCGGGTTGACGATCGTCGCGGCAGGCACATCGCTGCCGGAGGTGGCCACGTCGCTCGTCGCGGCCATCAAGGGCGAGCGCGACATCGCCGTCGGCAACGCCGTGGGCAGCAACATTTTCAACCTGTTGTCCGTGCTGGCGCTGACCGGCATCGTATCGCCATCCGGCATCTCTGTTGCACCCGCAGCGGTCAACTTTGACATGTGGGTAATGCTGGCCGTTGCCATCGCATGTCTGCCGGTATTCTTCACGGGTTACGAAATCTCGCGCTGGGAAGGAGCGATGTTCGTCGGCTACTACGTGGCCTACCTCGTCTATCTCATCCTCGCCGCCACCCAGCATGACGCCCTGCCGGCGTTCAGCAGCGTGATGCTGCTGTTCGTCATTCCACTTACGGTGATTACGCTGGCCGTCACAGTCTACCGGGAATTCAGGGCGCGCCGGCGACAAGCGGCTGCGCAACCCTAA
- the rbsC gene encoding ribose ABC transporter permease — MATQVRRLTHPPRGRRQLAQQEAVIAAAIFALTFVVSLANPDFFSATNLLDIAVNTAYIAVAAAGMTMVIVSGNIDISVGSMLGVCATIAGELARNGTPIVIAFLVAIVAGGLMGAINGVLVAYARIPAIVVTLGMLSILRGGLILVTQGRWIESLPEEFFFSQRSTLSIPNPIWVMIGVTILVGLFMRYHRFGRAIYAVGGNAEAARLAGIDPRRVHIFVFVMNGLLVGLAAVLYASRFTAIQSNAGQGFELAVISGAVVGGVSILGGTGTVVGALLGSLLISLIGTASIFLKVSPFWLQAVQGGLILLTVLVDVVRRRRQT; from the coding sequence ATGGCGACGCAGGTCAGACGATTGACACACCCTCCCCGGGGACGTAGGCAGTTAGCTCAGCAAGAGGCTGTTATCGCAGCAGCTATCTTTGCTTTGACCTTCGTCGTATCGTTGGCTAACCCCGATTTCTTCAGCGCGACGAATCTGCTTGACATTGCTGTGAATACCGCCTATATCGCCGTCGCTGCAGCTGGCATGACGATGGTGATCGTGAGCGGCAACATTGATATCTCGGTCGGCTCGATGCTGGGCGTGTGTGCCACGATCGCTGGTGAACTGGCGCGCAACGGCACGCCGATAGTGATCGCCTTCCTGGTGGCCATCGTCGCTGGTGGATTGATGGGTGCAATCAACGGCGTGCTGGTCGCCTATGCGCGCATTCCCGCCATTGTTGTCACGCTGGGAATGTTGAGTATTCTGCGCGGCGGGCTGATCCTGGTGACGCAAGGCCGATGGATCGAGAGCCTACCGGAGGAATTCTTCTTCAGCCAGCGCAGCACACTCAGTATCCCCAATCCAATCTGGGTGATGATTGGGGTGACCATCTTGGTCGGGCTATTCATGAGGTATCACCGCTTTGGCCGTGCCATCTACGCTGTAGGCGGCAATGCTGAGGCGGCACGTCTGGCTGGCATTGATCCGCGGCGGGTGCATATCTTCGTCTTCGTGATGAACGGCCTGCTCGTCGGATTGGCGGCAGTGCTGTATGCCAGCCGGTTCACAGCCATTCAGTCCAACGCCGGACAGGGCTTTGAGCTGGCCGTCATCAGCGGTGCTGTGGTCGGTGGCGTGAGCATCCTGGGAGGCACAGGCACCGTGGTCGGGGCGCTGCTTGGCTCGCTGCTCATTAGTCTGATCGGCACTGCTTCTATCTTCTTGAAAGTGTCGCCGTTTTGGCTGCAAGCCGTTCAGGGTGGATTGATTTTGCTGACTGTGCTAGTAGATGTGGTTCGACGAAGGCGACAGACATGA
- the icd gene encoding isocitrate dehydrogenase [NADP], translating into MVTVNGKRLVTVIPGDGIGPECVRATQRIIEAAGAAVCWEERHAGASVFKQGVASGVPADTIESISRTRVVLKGPLETPVGFGEKSANVTLRKLFETYANIRPIRELPGVPTPYSGRGIDLVVVRENVEDLYAGIEHMQTPSVAQCLKLISRKGCEKVVRLAFELARAEGRKKVACATKSNIMKLTEGMMKRTFEEIAKEYPDLESWHIIVDNCAHQLVKKPEQFEVIVTTNMNGDILSDLTSALVGGLGFAPSANLGNEVAIFEAVHGSAPKYAGKNVINPTAVLLSGVMMLRHIGEFEAAMRIEQALLVTLEEGRVRTGDVVGYDRGASTTAFTDAIIANLGRAPKHTPVRSYRPIRMPTEPTTTVLPTSRRVVGVDVFIESDLATEELGRSLEQLAADTPLRLKMISNRGTKVYPSMGAMTDNVDHWRCRFVLRNTAEELSDDQLLSLVSRIAGRHRWMHLEKLQVFDGQDAFTKAQGED; encoded by the coding sequence ATGGTCACAGTAAACGGCAAACGCTTAGTGACAGTGATTCCCGGCGATGGTATCGGCCCTGAGTGCGTTCGCGCGACGCAGCGCATCATCGAAGCGGCGGGCGCTGCGGTATGCTGGGAAGAGCGCCACGCCGGCGCCAGCGTCTTCAAGCAAGGCGTCGCTTCCGGCGTGCCGGCCGACACCATCGAGTCAATCAGCCGCACCCGCGTTGTTCTCAAAGGGCCGTTGGAAACGCCCGTTGGTTTTGGTGAGAAGAGCGCCAACGTGACGCTCCGCAAGCTCTTCGAAACCTACGCCAACATTCGCCCGATTCGGGAGTTGCCCGGTGTGCCGACCCCATACAGCGGGCGGGGCATTGACTTGGTGGTGGTCCGCGAAAACGTCGAGGACCTCTACGCCGGTATCGAACATATGCAGACGCCCAGCGTGGCCCAGTGCCTGAAGCTTATTTCCCGCAAAGGTTGCGAAAAGGTCGTCCGCCTCGCTTTCGAGCTGGCCCGGGCCGAAGGTCGCAAGAAGGTTGCCTGCGCCACCAAATCCAACATCATGAAGCTGACCGAGGGGATGATGAAGCGCACCTTCGAGGAAATCGCCAAGGAATATCCCGACCTGGAGTCGTGGCACATCATTGTCGACAACTGCGCCCATCAGCTCGTCAAAAAGCCGGAACAGTTCGAGGTCATCGTCACCACCAACATGAACGGCGATATCCTCAGCGATCTGACCTCGGCCCTGGTCGGTGGGTTGGGCTTCGCGCCGTCGGCCAATTTGGGGAACGAGGTGGCCATCTTTGAGGCAGTCCATGGCTCAGCGCCCAAATATGCGGGTAAAAACGTCATCAATCCCACGGCTGTGCTCCTATCCGGTGTGATGATGCTCCGTCACATCGGCGAGTTTGAGGCCGCCATGCGCATCGAACAAGCCCTGCTCGTGACGCTTGAAGAAGGGCGCGTGCGCACTGGTGACGTGGTCGGCTACGACCGCGGCGCATCAACGACAGCCTTCACCGACGCCATCATCGCTAACCTTGGGCGAGCGCCAAAGCACACGCCGGTACGTAGCTATCGGCCCATCCGCATGCCAACAGAACCAACGACCACCGTCCTGCCCACATCGCGCCGCGTGGTGGGCGTCGACGTCTTCATAGAATCCGATCTCGCCACCGAGGAGTTGGGACGCAGCCTCGAGCAACTCGCCGCGGACACGCCCCTTCGCCTCAAGATGATCTCCAATCGAGGCACCAAGGTGTATCCCTCAATGGGGGCCATGACCGATAACGTCGACCACTGGCGTTGCCGCTTCGTGCTTCGCAATACCGCTGAAGAACTGAGCGACGATCAACTGCTCAGCCTGGTCTCGCGGATCGCCGGCCGGCATCGCTGGATGCATCTGGAGAAGTTGCAAGTATTCGACGGCCAGGATGCCTTCACCAAAGCGCAGGGGGAGGACTGA
- a CDS encoding DUF368 domain-containing protein, producing MQKPNTPTRPFSAFRLFLTGIVMGIADLIPGVSGGTMAFIMGIYEHLLSAIKAFNLNMLRLLGQRRWGAALSSIPWGFLIPLGAGIGAAVLSMAQVMRYLLEHQTVYLFAFFFGLIVASILTVGATVKWSRGTAAALVVGAIAAYFIVGLVPLKMPHDPITLFFSGAVAIMAMILPGISGSFILLILGQYAYVLDAVADLNPLPIVPVALGAVVGLAGFVRLLSWLMRNYHDVAVAALMGFMVGSLRKIWPWKEVVETALDRHGKAIPIREQNILPDIAAPEFWLALIIATIGFFLLNAIDQLQTGANPVMRRLGWRQGRAQQPRQQDWQATS from the coding sequence ATGCAAAAACCAAACACTCCGACGCGGCCATTTTCGGCGTTCCGGCTCTTCCTCACCGGCATCGTGATGGGCATCGCTGACCTGATCCCCGGCGTATCCGGCGGCACGATGGCCTTCATCATGGGCATCTACGAGCACCTGCTATCCGCCATCAAGGCATTCAACCTCAATATGCTACGCCTGCTCGGCCAGAGGCGCTGGGGCGCGGCGCTGAGCTCCATCCCGTGGGGCTTCCTCATCCCGCTGGGCGCCGGCATCGGTGCGGCCGTGCTCAGCATGGCACAGGTGATGCGCTACCTGCTAGAGCATCAAACGGTCTATCTCTTTGCGTTCTTCTTCGGACTCATCGTCGCCTCGATCCTCACGGTAGGCGCGACCGTCAAATGGTCGCGCGGCACAGCAGCGGCGCTGGTCGTCGGCGCAATCGCGGCCTACTTCATCGTGGGGCTAGTGCCGCTGAAAATGCCGCACGACCCGATCACGCTCTTCTTCAGCGGGGCGGTCGCGATAATGGCGATGATCCTTCCTGGCATCTCCGGGTCGTTCATCCTGCTTATCCTGGGGCAATACGCTTACGTGCTGGACGCTGTAGCCGATTTGAATCCCTTGCCCATCGTTCCAGTCGCGCTGGGCGCAGTGGTAGGCCTGGCCGGCTTCGTTCGCCTGTTAAGCTGGTTGATGCGAAACTATCACGACGTCGCTGTGGCTGCGCTCATGGGATTCATGGTCGGCTCACTGCGAAAGATTTGGCCATGGAAGGAAGTAGTCGAGACGGCGCTGGATCGCCACGGCAAAGCCATCCCCATCCGCGAGCAGAACATCCTCCCCGACATCGCGGCGCCGGAGTTTTGGCTGGCGCTGATCATTGCAACGATTGGCTTCTTCTTACTCAATGCAATTGACCAACTGCAAACCGGGGCGAACCCAGTGATGCGGCGGTTGGGGTGGAGGCAGGGCCGCGCCCAGCAACCTCGGCAACAAGACTGGCAAGCGACGAGCTGA
- a CDS encoding 2-keto-3-deoxygluconate kinase encodes MPEQFDFITLGETMVRLSPPGFQRIAQAQSFDFQIGGAESNVAINLAWLGFKTAWLSRMPDNPLGRRVVSQIASHGVDTSGVRFVPGGRVGVYFIELATPPRPNRVIYDRAGSAASQMTSADVDFDRITQARWLHMTGITPALSASCRAMTADVMRFARDHGLIVSFDVNYRALLWSAQEAGRVLEPLMPLCHYVFVAHRDAMTLFAAPEAPRRAAEVLRLRFGCDVLVMTLAEAGAIAQTESHQVEVSQPFKVPQIVDRIGAGDAFDAGFMAARAWGFSLEVSLHYAHAMSALKLTLPGDLALFGRDELDQLVAGHSAVSIR; translated from the coding sequence ATGCCGGAACAATTTGACTTCATCACGCTCGGCGAGACGATGGTGCGCCTATCGCCGCCGGGTTTTCAGCGCATTGCCCAGGCTCAATCGTTCGACTTTCAGATCGGCGGCGCGGAATCTAACGTGGCTATTAACTTGGCCTGGCTGGGCTTCAAGACCGCTTGGCTCTCGCGCATGCCGGATAACCCTCTAGGCCGCCGGGTTGTTTCACAGATCGCCTCGCATGGAGTGGACACATCGGGCGTGCGCTTTGTCCCTGGCGGACGCGTTGGGGTGTACTTCATCGAGCTGGCGACGCCGCCGCGGCCTAATCGGGTGATCTACGACCGCGCCGGCTCTGCTGCCAGCCAGATGACGAGCGCCGATGTGGACTTTGATCGCATCACGCAGGCGCGCTGGCTTCACATGACCGGCATCACGCCGGCGCTGAGCGCATCATGCCGAGCTATGACGGCCGATGTGATGCGCTTCGCGCGCGACCATGGCCTGATTGTCTCCTTCGATGTGAACTATCGAGCGTTGTTGTGGTCTGCGCAAGAGGCCGGGCGTGTGCTGGAGCCGCTGATGCCTCTATGTCACTACGTCTTTGTGGCGCACCGCGATGCTATGACCTTGTTCGCTGCGCCGGAAGCGCCGCGCCGGGCTGCTGAGGTGCTGCGCCTTCGCTTTGGATGTGATGTCTTGGTAATGACTCTCGCTGAGGCGGGCGCGATTGCTCAGACGGAGTCGCATCAGGTTGAGGTTTCTCAGCCTTTTAAGGTGCCGCAGATTGTGGATCGCATTGGTGCTGGCGATGCTTTTGATGCTGGCTTTATGGCTGCACGTGCCTGGGGCTTTTCTCTGGAGGTGTCTCTTCACTATGCCCATGCTATGAGTGCGCTTAAGCTTACTCTGCCTGGCGATCTTGCCCTATTTGGCAGGGACGAGCTGGATCAGCTAGTTGCGGGTCATTCTGCTGTTAGCATTCGATAA
- a CDS encoding rhamnose ABC transporter substrate-binding protein: protein MKKALLTRSLSLLALTGLLLAACAAPPPAAQPAAPAQPQPLAESQLPAGWKAGIPKNAPDRKGKKLVIRDVPKLIGIGYFAATTKGMEEAAKELGNIDFKTDAPTEAKIEKQIEFIDNFITQGVDVILFASNDPVAIAPVLRKALDQGIIVVGYDADAQEDARQFFVNQATFEAIGQALIEDMVSQVGEDAEVAIVTSSLTAPNQNRWIEEMKKYASSKYPKLNIVTILPSEEDQQLAFKATQDIMKTYPNVKGVFGLSSVAFPGAADAVKQAGKCGQIAVVGLSTPNQMRPFVKEGCVKSVVLWNPIDLGYAAVYAARAIADGELKPGATSLKAGRLGELKINGSEILLGPPFIFNKDNIDNFDF from the coding sequence ATGAAGAAAGCCCTACTCACTCGCTCGTTATCGTTGCTTGCTCTGACCGGTCTATTGTTGGCTGCGTGCGCTGCACCACCGCCCGCTGCACAGCCGGCTGCGCCAGCGCAACCACAACCGTTAGCCGAGAGCCAATTGCCCGCAGGTTGGAAGGCTGGTATCCCGAAGAACGCGCCGGATCGCAAGGGCAAAAAGCTGGTTATCCGCGATGTGCCCAAGCTGATCGGCATCGGTTACTTTGCTGCCACGACAAAGGGCATGGAGGAGGCTGCCAAGGAACTCGGCAACATAGACTTTAAGACCGATGCGCCGACCGAGGCCAAGATCGAGAAGCAAATCGAGTTCATTGACAACTTCATCACACAAGGTGTGGACGTCATTCTCTTTGCGTCCAATGATCCGGTGGCGATCGCTCCCGTGCTAAGGAAGGCGCTTGACCAAGGCATCATCGTCGTCGGCTACGACGCCGATGCACAGGAAGACGCGCGGCAGTTCTTCGTTAATCAGGCTACCTTCGAAGCCATCGGCCAGGCGCTGATTGAGGACATGGTGTCGCAGGTGGGTGAGGATGCCGAGGTAGCCATCGTTACTAGCTCGCTGACGGCGCCGAACCAGAATCGCTGGATCGAGGAGATGAAGAAGTACGCCTCGTCCAAGTATCCAAAGCTGAACATCGTCACCATTCTGCCTTCAGAAGAAGACCAGCAGCTGGCATTCAAGGCGACGCAGGACATCATGAAGACCTACCCGAATGTTAAGGGGGTCTTCGGCCTGTCCTCGGTGGCCTTCCCTGGTGCTGCGGATGCAGTGAAGCAAGCCGGCAAGTGTGGCCAGATTGCCGTGGTTGGTCTCTCTACGCCGAACCAGATGCGCCCGTTCGTGAAGGAGGGCTGCGTCAAGAGCGTGGTGTTGTGGAACCCGATTGATCTCGGCTACGCTGCCGTGTACGCCGCGCGGGCGATTGCCGATGGCGAGCTGAAACCCGGCGCGACTTCTCTCAAAGCTGGGCGCCTGGGTGAGCTGAAGATCAACGGCAGCGAGATCCTGCTCGGCCCGCCTTTCATTTTCAACAAGGACAACATTGACAACTTCGATTTCTGA